The DNA sequence CCCCAGGTCCTCAGAGTCCCTGACTCCATCGGAGATGGATGTTAAGAAATGAAACGCGAGATTATGAGGATGGTCGACTCCCTCGCTAACTAGGAAGAGGGTCTGGCGCCCGCCGGCCTCCCCCGGTGGCGAGGATGACAAACTGCACGACCGCACGCTTCCTAGTTGTCCCGGTGTTGGTTGGCGAAGATGAAGCGGGCCAGACGTAGCCGCTCACTGGTTAACGGACGGGACGTAGTCCGGGCGGCGGGTCTGGATGATCTTGGGCCGCGCGCGCTTGCCGCCGTCGGCCGTGTCGTCTTCGCCCTCGGAGCTGTCGTCCTCACACACGTGTACGATCACGCTGGGGGTGTTGGTGGTGCCGCTGTGGAGCTCGTACTGTTCTCCTGAAGACACGTCAAAGCATCGCGAACGTCACTCACTCCACTAGCTGATATTGTATTGATGCGGAgcaagaaaaatcaataaatggtaatatttttgaccatttgtgtgcatgcatttgATGAGAATTACGGTAGAAATCGTGAGATGTGTTTATATAGTCAAAACGCAAGTTATGCCTGCGATCGAAGCTGAATTTCAGCGCCGTCTTCACGGTCACACGAGCTTTTGGAAAGCTTTCTAGTAGCTCAAtgaatatttctgattattaacaatgttgaaaacaaaaccttttttcagGTAAAAATGTTGCGATGTTAAAGGGATCAGAAGTGACAGGAAAgaaattatattcatatcaaACGCATATCaaatgctcaagaaacatttctgattattagaaatgttgaacatatttttgtggaaaccatcatgcattttatttttatacataatgtaatgttcgaaagaacagcatttatttgaaatacatttttttcgtCTTCTGGTCACTTTAACGTCCCTTTTTGCttgtttaaatcatatttacctgaacaaaaaaagcatcagaGTTTCCAGCAAAACCAGAAGTGAAGCAAATCGgtatattagagtgatttctgaagggtcatgtgacactgaaagtTCAGCTGCGCATCACCTCAATCAACTAAGGCTTTTTTCAATAACATCTTAATAATGTTTGTGCTATTGATCCActgaatgcatctttgctgactGTATGTTGTTGGTATATATAGTTCAGCGCTCGCCAAGGTATTAGTCTCAAGGTATATCACGGAAATGAGGTAAATGGGTTATACCTGGTCCTAGTTTAGACACGGCGCACAGCAGGTCGTAGTTGATGACGGGCGTAGCGTCCTGCGACTGTGCCCAGCCTACAGGGGGCGACGCTGGAGGAGAGATCAGGAACTGCTTCTCTGGTTTAGGAGGCTCAAGACGAGGACTGCCGATGTGGACCGACTGTCAgagcaaatacaaaaacatttgcatttaaatttcagGTGTGTATTTATCCAAAGTGACATTTTACCGGTTTGTAAAATGCATCAGCagtgcggtgaatgggtgccgtcagaatgagagtccgaacagctgataaaaacaacgcaataatccactccagtccatcagatAACATCTCGAGATGCGTTTGTGAGACACCAATTCATTTTTGAGGTGTTTTTGACATAATAACACAGTAACACGGTGAAAAGGTGGCTAAACGTGTGCCTGGATTGGGATGTTAGAGACGACAGgtggactttttcactggaggaagagttaCTTTGGATCGCGTTTCAGTTCAAAACATCTTGatggctttgttttgtttttttcgtcTTCTTCAGATGCTTACTGACGGACCGGAGTGCTGTATATTATTGGGatgtcattctgacggcacccatccgctgCCGAGACGCTGatgcaatgctgcatttctccaagcAAACTCATCTTGGGTTACTTCAGGAGGAGGACATTTTCAGTCGTACTCTTCCTTTAAGATGCACGTAGGGGTGTGTGATATGACCATTTCTGATTGTGGACGAATAAAAATATCTACTATGTCCTTTAGAAAAAAGTGACGTAGCGTCAAACGTTACCTCAGCGGCAGAGTTACACTCACTGGACCCTGCACTTATTCGCAAATCACAAAACTATATTATTTGCATGTGATTTAAAGCCTAGCCTGCTCttttaaagtgaaagtaaacagcggaggaaaaaaaaatgcatgcagggACATGAAACTAAACATTCTGCCATTTGTcattaaaggcacagttcaccaaatttaatttttgcgatttatatatttactcacATGcaaaaaggagatattttgtaGAATGTGTCTAACTAAACGGTGACGGATATACACGGACTTCGACAGAGggaagaaatacataaataaaatactacgGAAGTGACTTTGGACCGGCGAGAGAAAACCACGCAACGTTAACACAGTCCCTTTAATAAGAatcaatgtataatttattagtgtgtagttattattatttttacatttttttaacgcTACTGCAAGTTCACCTACTAtacctgcattaaaaaaaattatttaaaattatgtgtatttttgtaacCTACCCGTTtcttaataacaaaaattaaataataatgatattttaatttctttaagaTTTTTGTCTTTGCCCACTTTGCCCAAATGCCATTGTTTTGTgatatttagttcatttataaGGAAAGGTGGGCTGTAAAACTACGACTTGCAAAAGAGTAAAACCAACATGAATCGTAAGAATTGTAATAAAATCACGATATAATACAAGACCATGATCTTTGTTCATAAGACAATGCAATTAACAGAATGCTCTCGTCACTAAACAAAGAGTATGTGCCAGTCTTCGGAGCACACTGGAGTAACATGCATTATTTCTTGGCGAGGGTTATTTACCTGAGCGAAGTACAGACGCATCTCCTTTCCGTTGAAGTCGCTCTTATGGAGTTTGACTCGGGCCTCGGCCGCCGCCAGAGCATCAGTGAAGTTGATCCGAACCCGTCTGAAGCTTTTGAAGAACTGGAACGACGTGCCAGGATCAAAGGAACGGAACAAAGCTTCAAACTGCTCCTGATGACGCaaaataagggaaaaaaaacacctcaaacAGCTGGACCGAGACGAAACCAATCGAGATATACGAGAATATAGAAAACGGAGCAATTTCATCCGccgaaagcattttaaaaaggggGGTTCGAACAtcacagaaggaaaaaaaaacctcctaCGGGTCTCGAGCGTGATTGcatagattgaaaaaaaaaaacatcctgcaaatcACCTtaggctggtttaagctggttctGCTGTAGCATGCAATGCATTCGATATTCATTAAGACAGCAACATTTCTGTCATCTCTCGTTATATTGGATTTCTTGCTAGCTGCAGCAGTTCGTgggtttttcttttcctctcgtATTTTTTCATGCACGCGACAAACTTCCATTTAATGTGAAAAGTGTTCGTTTATTGGTTTTGACGAACTATTGAGACAAGTTCATTCTGCTTATATCTAATTAATGAGATCCAAcatacactgctgttcaaaggtttggtgtaatatttttgtttttgaaaaaaatctttttgtattttgaaatcttgtattttcagcatcattgtcacgtgatccttcagaaattattcccATATACTgatatgctgctcaagaaacgtttcCTATTATTATCGGTGTTTAAAACAGCTGCTGCTTCACATCGTTGcgcagtttattttttttgggaTACCTGATGAACACAAAGTTTAAACCATTTATCCGAAATAGAAATTCTTGTCTGTCACCTTcggtcaatttaatgcatcctttctgaaAGTTCCTACTAATCCTAAactcaaaaacactaaataaaacatgaacaaagcACTCGATTTCAAGCTTCTAAACTTTGTATATACAGCAAACAGACACAGAAGAACTGCAGAGGTAAGAACTGAAGATCAGCAGACCAACATGAGCAGATTAGTTTATGCATTAGAGTCCTAAGTAATGAAAGAAGCCAAATCGTCAAGCTTAAGGAAAAGCAAACGTACCGATGCAATGAGTTTATGAATGCAAATCAGCATCAGAGCCCGAAAGAGAAATACATTCGAATGACAAAAACCCCTTGCTTTGCTCCCACTAATGATCAGTCTTACCCGAATCTGTGGCCGACTG is a window from the Puntigrus tetrazona isolate hp1 chromosome 1, ASM1883169v1, whole genome shotgun sequence genome containing:
- the rcan1b gene encoding calcipressin-1 isoform X2, giving the protein MHLKTTKCNNFCLVASPVDLEVFSRPQIREQFEALFRSFDPGTSFQFFKSFRRVRINFTDALAAAEARVKLHKSDFNGKEMRLYFAQSVHIGSPRLEPPKPEKQFLISPPASPPVGWAQSQDATPVINYDLLCAVSKLGPGEQYELHSGTTNTPSVIVHVCEDDSSEGEDDTADGGKRARPKIIQTRRPDYVPSVNQ
- the rcan1b gene encoding calcipressin-1 isoform X1 — encoded protein: MQQSESGGGAATSEVQLNDQPNALIACKVPEEVFNEPQLKEQFEALFRSFDPGTSFQFFKSFRRVRINFTDALAAAEARVKLHKSDFNGKEMRLYFAQSVHIGSPRLEPPKPEKQFLISPPASPPVGWAQSQDATPVINYDLLCAVSKLGPGEQYELHSGTTNTPSVIVHVCEDDSSEGEDDTADGGKRARPKIIQTRRPDYVPSVNQ